One part of the Mycobacterium marinum genome encodes these proteins:
- a CDS encoding glycoside hydrolase family 16 protein — protein MLMQEIDRRRMIMMAGFGALAAAIPAPTAGAAPTPPAAPEPAPAAPAAGAGPIFLWHDEFDGPAGSAPDPSKWQVSNHRTPIRNPVGFDRPEFWGQYRDNRQNVFLDGNSNLVLRATRSGNDYFGGLVHGLWRGGIGTTWEARIKFNCLAPGMWPAWWLSNDDPGRSGEIDLIEWYGNGSWPSGTTVHANPDGTAFETFPIGVDDNWHNWRVTWNVTGMYFWLDYADGMQPYFSVPATGIEDLNEPIREWPFNDPDYTVFPVLNLAVGGSGGGDPAAGTYPQEMLVDWVRVF, from the coding sequence ATGCTCATGCAGGAGATTGATCGCCGTCGCATGATCATGATGGCAGGATTTGGCGCGCTTGCGGCCGCTATCCCGGCCCCGACTGCCGGCGCCGCACCGACCCCGCCGGCCGCACCGGAACCCGCCCCCGCCGCCCCCGCGGCGGGCGCCGGCCCCATATTTCTGTGGCACGACGAGTTTGACGGCCCGGCCGGCTCTGCCCCCGATCCGTCCAAGTGGCAGGTGTCCAACCACCGGACGCCAATCCGCAACCCAGTGGGCTTTGACCGGCCCGAATTTTGGGGGCAGTACCGCGACAACCGTCAAAACGTCTTCCTCGACGGCAACTCCAACCTGGTCCTGCGCGCCACCAGGAGCGGCAACGACTACTTCGGTGGCCTGGTGCATGGCCTCTGGCGCGGCGGCATCGGGACCACCTGGGAAGCCCGCATCAAGTTCAACTGCCTGGCGCCCGGTATGTGGCCGGCCTGGTGGCTGTCCAACGACGATCCCGGCCGCAGCGGCGAAATCGACCTGATCGAGTGGTACGGCAACGGCTCCTGGCCGTCGGGGACCACCGTGCATGCCAACCCCGACGGAACGGCATTCGAGACCTTCCCGATCGGTGTGGACGACAACTGGCACAACTGGCGGGTCACCTGGAACGTGACCGGCATGTACTTCTGGCTCGACTATGCCGACGGCATGCAGCCCTACTTCAGCGTTCCGGCCACCGGCATCGAGGACCTGAACGAGCCCATCCGTGAATGGCCGTTCAACGACCCCGACTACACCGTGTTCCCGGTGTTGAACCTTGCGGTCGGTGGTTCCGGTGGCGGCGATCCCGCGGCGGGCACGTATCCCCAGGAAATGCTCGTCGACTGGGTGCGCGTCTTCTAA
- a CDS encoding DUF3060 domain-containing protein, translating into MNPEDDPEARIRQLEQPLADAARASELGSSQSAGESAYQNYQGYQGYQGYPGYQPPPGSVPPSPPTYGYQPAFPGATPRSSSGNRAFWIIAAVFVVGVLGAVAAVALFAVNRVSEPFTTLSPGTTVISTPPGPMSPGNKTQTPTAEPSTSAGPPAGSTISVVGVNQSQTITCNDNIVNVSGMSNTVTITGHCASVSVSGLQNTVTVETADRITASGLNNKVTYQSGSPKISKSGSGNVIEQG; encoded by the coding sequence ATGAATCCAGAGGATGACCCCGAAGCTCGGATCCGCCAGCTCGAGCAACCGCTGGCCGATGCGGCGCGCGCATCCGAACTGGGCAGCTCACAGTCGGCCGGCGAGTCTGCCTACCAGAACTACCAGGGTTATCAGGGTTACCAGGGTTATCCCGGTTACCAGCCGCCGCCGGGCTCGGTGCCACCGTCACCACCGACTTATGGCTATCAGCCGGCCTTCCCCGGGGCCACGCCGCGTTCGTCCTCGGGCAACCGGGCGTTCTGGATAATTGCCGCCGTTTTTGTCGTCGGCGTCCTGGGGGCGGTGGCAGCGGTCGCCCTGTTCGCGGTAAACCGGGTTTCCGAACCGTTCACAACTTTGTCGCCCGGCACCACGGTGATCTCTACCCCACCGGGGCCGATGTCCCCGGGGAACAAGACCCAAACCCCGACCGCCGAGCCATCGACGTCGGCCGGGCCGCCCGCGGGCAGCACGATCAGCGTTGTGGGTGTCAACCAGAGCCAGACGATTACCTGCAATGACAACATCGTCAATGTCAGCGGAATGTCCAACACGGTCACCATCACCGGCCACTGCGCCAGCGTTTCGGTGTCTGGGCTGCAGAACACGGTCACCGTCGAGACCGCCGACCGCATCACGGCCTCGGGCCTCAACAACAAGGTGACCTACCAGTCGGGCTCACCCAAGATCAGCAAGTCCGGCAGCGGGAACGTCATCGAACAAGGCTGA
- a CDS encoding bifunctional phosphatase PAP2/diacylglycerol kinase family protein — protein sequence MNGRPWQRARSIKQITRGLGALDRELFEAIADTPTPLLDTVMPPLTRAADHSKLWFAMAAGLLASRSQSAQRGAVRGVVTLGAASVFTNQVAKRIRQRPRPLSESVPLARRVRRRPTSNSLPSGHSASAAAFAIGVGLENPPLGLGFSVLAALVGLSRVATGVHYPGDVLAGFGIGAGVAVLGGRLVPPIVETALPKTEPLWVQTPQRPDGSGVVLVVNAASGSGTGAQVIDEVRAGLPKARIVELAAGDDPRRVLREAAAQAEVLAVGGGDGTVAAAAAAAVDAGLPLAVFPAGTFNHFAKDIGCDSVAQTIDAIRRGSVARVDLVCLNESQMVINTASIGAYPKFVRYREKLEKRIGKPLASMYAMLHTLRKDQPVRIRYDNKTLQTSLLFIGNSVYLPAGFAPSRRTRMDDGLIDVRILETGRRLATVRILTALALGRLQRSPLYHELQVPEFSFSTVDAPTVLAHDGEVGEQYDLASFTAKYRVLAVFRPGPGR from the coding sequence ATGAACGGGCGGCCGTGGCAACGAGCGCGCAGCATCAAACAGATCACCCGGGGCCTGGGGGCGCTGGATCGGGAATTGTTCGAAGCGATTGCCGACACACCCACCCCGCTGCTCGACACGGTGATGCCGCCGCTGACCCGCGCGGCCGACCATTCCAAGCTGTGGTTCGCGATGGCCGCGGGCCTGCTCGCGTCGAGAAGTCAGTCCGCGCAGCGCGGCGCGGTGCGCGGGGTGGTGACGCTGGGGGCGGCCAGCGTGTTTACCAACCAGGTGGCCAAGCGGATCCGGCAGCGCCCGCGTCCGCTCTCGGAGTCGGTGCCGCTGGCCAGACGAGTCCGACGACGGCCGACGTCCAATTCGCTGCCGTCCGGACACTCCGCCAGCGCCGCCGCATTTGCCATCGGCGTAGGTCTGGAGAATCCGCCTCTGGGCCTAGGCTTTTCGGTGCTGGCCGCGTTGGTCGGGCTGTCGCGGGTGGCGACCGGGGTGCACTATCCCGGCGATGTGCTGGCCGGATTCGGCATTGGTGCCGGCGTTGCCGTGCTGGGCGGCCGGCTGGTCCCACCGATTGTCGAGACGGCGCTGCCCAAAACGGAACCGCTCTGGGTGCAAACACCGCAGCGGCCCGACGGTTCCGGAGTGGTCTTGGTGGTCAACGCGGCATCGGGCAGCGGCACCGGGGCCCAGGTCATCGACGAGGTGCGTGCGGGCCTGCCGAAGGCGCGGATCGTCGAACTGGCCGCGGGCGACGACCCGCGGCGGGTGCTGCGCGAGGCGGCCGCACAGGCCGAAGTGCTGGCGGTCGGTGGCGGTGACGGCACGGTGGCCGCCGCCGCGGCGGCGGCGGTTGACGCGGGACTGCCGCTGGCGGTGTTTCCCGCCGGAACCTTCAACCACTTCGCCAAGGACATCGGCTGCGACAGCGTGGCACAGACCATCGACGCGATCCGGCGCGGCAGCGTGGCGCGCGTCGACCTGGTGTGTCTGAACGAAAGCCAGATGGTGATCAACACGGCCAGCATCGGCGCCTACCCCAAATTCGTCCGGTACCGGGAAAAGCTGGAAAAGCGCATCGGCAAACCGCTGGCCAGCATGTACGCGATGTTGCACACACTGCGCAAAGACCAGCCCGTGCGCATCCGGTACGACAACAAGACGCTGCAGACCTCGCTGCTGTTCATCGGCAACTCGGTGTACCTGCCGGCCGGATTCGCCCCGTCGCGGCGCACCCGCATGGACGATGGCCTGATCGATGTGCGCATCCTCGAGACCGGACGCCGCTTGGCGACCGTCAGGATCCTCACCGCGCTGGCCCTGGGCCGGCTGCAGCGCAGCCCGCTCTACCACGAACTGCAGGTGCCCGAATTCAGCTTCAGCACCGTGGACGCGCCGACCGTGCTTGCTCATGACGGCGAGGTGGGTGAGCAATACGACCTGGCGAGTTTCACCGCGAAGTATCGGGTGCTGGCGGTATTTCGCCCGGGCCCGGGACGCTAG
- a CDS encoding xylulokinase gives MTLVAGIDSSTQSCKVLVCDADTGEVARRGQAAHPDGTEIDPAAWESAAHAAIAAAGGFDDVEAVAVGAQQHGMVCLDMAGAVVRPALLWNDVRSADAALALIDELGGPRAWAQAVGLVPLAAVTVAKLRWLADNEPQHADRTAAVCLPHDWLTWRLRGDIDVATLTTDRSDASGTGYYDAGSDRYRFDLLELAMHGRRPNLPRVLGPSARTTRGSKTFGAGLGDNAAAALGLGADEGDVMVSIGTSGVVCAVAADPVRDEAGLVAGFADGTGRYLPLVCTLNGARVLDAAAAMLRVDHDELSRLALSAPPGSAGLVLVPYLEGERTPNRPKATGALHGLRLANATPAHLARAAAEGLLCALADGLAQLTEHGVVARRVLLIGGGARSQALREIAPLIFGVPVLVPDPAEYVALGAARQAAWALRGSTRPPSWQPPATDEYTGEPSPAVRQRYGQVRELTEGVASVPGPGEIPPAPDTSR, from the coding sequence GTGACCCTCGTCGCCGGCATCGACTCGTCCACCCAGTCCTGCAAGGTGCTGGTATGTGACGCCGACACCGGTGAGGTGGCCCGCAGGGGCCAGGCCGCGCACCCCGATGGAACCGAAATCGATCCTGCTGCATGGGAATCCGCCGCGCACGCAGCGATCGCGGCCGCCGGCGGATTCGACGACGTCGAGGCGGTGGCGGTGGGCGCCCAGCAACACGGCATGGTGTGCCTGGACATGGCCGGAGCGGTGGTGCGGCCCGCGCTGCTGTGGAACGACGTCCGCTCGGCCGACGCGGCCCTGGCGCTCATCGACGAACTCGGTGGCCCACGGGCGTGGGCACAAGCCGTCGGCCTGGTGCCGTTGGCCGCGGTCACGGTGGCCAAGCTGCGCTGGCTCGCCGACAACGAACCGCAACATGCCGACCGCACCGCCGCGGTCTGCCTGCCCCATGACTGGCTGACGTGGCGGTTACGCGGGGACATCGATGTCGCCACGCTGACCACCGACCGCAGCGACGCCAGCGGCACCGGCTACTACGACGCCGGCAGCGATCGCTACCGCTTTGACCTACTCGAACTGGCCATGCACGGCCGCCGCCCCAACCTGCCCAGGGTGCTCGGCCCGTCGGCGCGAACTACGCGCGGCAGCAAAACATTCGGCGCGGGCCTGGGCGACAACGCCGCCGCGGCGCTGGGCCTGGGCGCCGACGAAGGCGACGTGATGGTCTCGATCGGGACCTCGGGGGTGGTGTGCGCCGTCGCGGCCGATCCGGTTCGCGACGAGGCGGGTCTGGTTGCCGGGTTCGCCGACGGCACCGGACGCTATCTGCCGTTGGTGTGCACGCTCAACGGTGCCCGGGTGCTCGATGCGGCGGCGGCGATGTTGCGGGTCGACCACGACGAGTTGTCCCGGCTGGCGCTGTCGGCGCCGCCCGGCAGCGCCGGACTGGTTCTTGTCCCGTACTTGGAAGGCGAGCGAACCCCTAACCGTCCCAAGGCAACTGGCGCACTACATGGCCTGCGGCTGGCCAACGCCACGCCCGCGCACCTGGCCCGGGCGGCGGCGGAAGGGCTGCTGTGCGCATTGGCTGACGGCCTGGCGCAGCTCACCGAACACGGCGTGGTCGCACGCCGGGTCCTGCTGATCGGCGGCGGCGCCCGATCGCAGGCGCTGCGCGAGATCGCGCCGCTGATATTCGGTGTGCCCGTGCTGGTTCCGGACCCCGCGGAGTACGTCGCCCTGGGGGCTGCCCGGCAGGCCGCGTGGGCGCTGCGCGGCTCGACTCGGCCACCCTCGTGGCAGCCACCGGCAACCGACGAGTACACCGGCGAGCCGTCACCCGCCGTACGCCAGCGCTACGGGCAGGTCCGCGAGCTGACCGAAGGAGTGGCTAGCGTCCCGGGCCCGGGCGAAATACCGCCAGCACCCGATACTTCGCGGTGA
- a CDS encoding Hsp70 family protein, with protein MYDPLGLSIGTMNLVAASNGKPAVIRRAVLTLYPHCAPKIGVLGENPSLDQPGTFMSGFVERIGDSVALVSPDGSAHDPDLLMVEALDAMVVAAGADSSSSEIVIAVPAHWKPTAVQALRNGLRTHVGFVRSGMAPRLVPDAVAAMAAANSELGIPADGVVGLLDFGASASYVTLMEAKTDFEPVCATMRYEDFSGNQIDQALMLHVIEELGPNGVDQAGTAAASQLGLLREQCRAAKERLSIDAVTELAVDLAGSAATIQVTRDQLEDLIQDQLTGFVYAFDDLLARNNASWADLSAVVTVGGGASIPLVTQRLSVHTRLPVLAVPEPACAAANGALLLAARGKELDFRTRTSIGLSAASAATAATTVIEPPAGDVMVIDQDALTDRELAWSQTDFPSEGLVRFEGDSYSEEGPCWSMRLNMIEPLKEPAWRRFRVSQVLIGLSAVVAMTAIGGVAFTLTAIERRQSPVVPSVGPLPAPSRSIAASSAPPKALEPSFVPPPASAARAPSAAPAPTSVAPPPPPPRPVATATTTVAPPVTTTKTTVPPTTTAATTPTTTPPPTTTAPPTTTAPPSTTSTVKMTTEWLHVPLLPIPIPIRVPASQAPPSPVSQNPGPQNPFMSPGTP; from the coding sequence ATGTACGACCCGCTGGGGTTGTCGATCGGGACCATGAACTTGGTTGCGGCGTCTAACGGTAAGCCTGCCGTTATTCGCCGTGCCGTGCTCACACTGTACCCGCACTGCGCCCCCAAAATTGGTGTGCTCGGCGAGAACCCGAGCCTGGACCAGCCCGGCACCTTCATGAGCGGCTTTGTCGAGCGCATCGGTGACTCGGTCGCATTGGTGTCTCCGGACGGATCGGCTCATGATCCGGATCTTCTGATGGTCGAGGCGCTGGACGCGATGGTTGTTGCTGCCGGGGCCGATTCGAGTTCCTCCGAAATTGTGATTGCTGTTCCGGCGCACTGGAAACCGACAGCGGTACAGGCGCTGCGTAACGGCTTGCGGACACACGTCGGCTTTGTCCGCAGTGGCATGGCGCCTCGGCTGGTACCGGATGCGGTGGCGGCGATGGCGGCGGCGAACTCGGAACTGGGTATTCCGGCCGATGGGGTCGTGGGCCTGCTGGATTTCGGTGCCTCGGCCTCCTACGTCACGCTGATGGAGGCCAAGACGGATTTCGAGCCCGTCTGCGCCACAATGCGTTACGAGGACTTCTCGGGCAATCAGATCGACCAGGCGTTGATGCTGCACGTCATCGAGGAACTTGGCCCCAACGGCGTCGACCAGGCCGGGACCGCCGCGGCCAGTCAACTCGGCCTGCTCAGAGAGCAGTGTCGTGCGGCCAAAGAGCGGTTGTCCATCGACGCGGTAACGGAATTGGCCGTCGATCTCGCTGGATCCGCTGCGACCATTCAAGTCACGCGAGATCAGCTAGAAGACCTGATCCAGGATCAGCTCACCGGTTTCGTCTACGCGTTCGATGACCTGCTCGCCCGTAACAACGCCAGCTGGGCCGATCTCTCGGCGGTGGTCACCGTTGGCGGCGGCGCTAGTATTCCGCTTGTCACACAACGTCTTTCCGTCCATACCAGGCTACCCGTGCTGGCCGTGCCGGAACCTGCGTGCGCGGCGGCAAACGGTGCGCTGCTGCTGGCCGCCCGCGGCAAGGAACTCGACTTCCGGACCCGAACGTCGATCGGTTTGTCGGCGGCTTCGGCGGCTACCGCCGCAACGACCGTGATCGAGCCGCCGGCCGGCGACGTCATGGTGATCGACCAGGACGCCCTGACCGATCGCGAATTGGCCTGGTCACAGACCGACTTTCCCAGTGAAGGGCTGGTGCGATTCGAGGGCGATTCCTACAGCGAAGAGGGCCCCTGCTGGTCGATGCGGTTGAACATGATCGAACCGCTCAAAGAACCGGCGTGGCGGCGATTTCGGGTGTCCCAGGTGCTGATCGGACTCTCGGCCGTGGTGGCGATGACCGCGATCGGTGGCGTGGCATTCACGTTGACGGCCATCGAGCGCCGCCAGAGTCCGGTGGTGCCCAGTGTGGGGCCGCTGCCGGCGCCATCTCGATCCATTGCCGCGAGCTCCGCGCCGCCCAAGGCGCTGGAGCCAAGCTTTGTCCCACCGCCCGCCAGCGCCGCACGGGCGCCCAGCGCCGCGCCCGCTCCCACCAGTGTCGCGCCGCCGCCGCCACCGCCGCGTCCGGTCGCAACGGCGACAACCACGGTGGCGCCCCCGGTGACGACCACCAAGACGACGGTGCCGCCCACCACCACCGCGGCGACCACCCCGACGACCACGCCGCCGCCGACCACGACGGCGCCCCCAACCACGACCGCGCCGCCGAGCACCACTTCGACGGTCAAGATGACCACGGAGTGGTTGCATGTCCCGCTGTTGCCGATCCCGATACCCATCCGGGTGCCGGCCAGTCAGGCGCCGCCGAGTCCCGTCTCGCAGAACCCCGGCCCGCAGAACCCCTTCATGAGCCCCGGCACCCCCTGA
- a CDS encoding DUF7159 family protein, translating into MDIVLGVSMEPGAVRLVLVEGIDADGVTVEEDTFELDTADRSQGAPAAAVAALIGTREGAIEGGYRLMSAGVTWTDPTDVAALRAELAGHDAGSVMLVSPLLAAAALAQTVGCALDYEYIAMLFVEADSATLAVVDIGDGSIVDLHRRSVGAESTAADLTSLVGGLATAQSVAEGVFVVGCGVDIVALKPVLEAATSLVVSVPEEPDMALARGAALASANAPLFASSTSALAYALDPGTGEVDPRALAPSYLDVCANADRGAGALAYSALADDGEDAVEGRRRPLVLAGSAMLGIAAFAAGLMVVTLTSDVRPAAATQPSPREGVLTPASPAAPPKTAAPVPAKAPAQVPAPGPAPAASPVPVAAPPSVVQPPPVVRAPRPTVVKPPPQYIAPTTQPRRTPAPQAPALTPVQAPAPEVPPPVAVPEPAPAPPVPTQAPMTMYLHLPFVSIPIPINPPPPPAPPPEPAPVEPPPPEPGP; encoded by the coding sequence ATGGACATCGTGCTTGGGGTATCGATGGAGCCCGGTGCGGTTCGCTTGGTGCTGGTCGAAGGCATTGATGCGGACGGGGTGACGGTCGAGGAAGACACGTTCGAGCTCGACACGGCCGACCGCTCGCAAGGCGCGCCCGCTGCGGCGGTGGCCGCATTGATCGGCACCCGCGAGGGTGCGATCGAAGGCGGCTACCGGCTGATGTCGGCGGGCGTGACCTGGACAGATCCCACCGACGTCGCGGCGCTGCGTGCCGAACTCGCCGGACATGATGCCGGCAGCGTCATGCTGGTCTCGCCCCTGCTGGCCGCCGCCGCGCTGGCCCAGACGGTTGGCTGCGCGCTCGACTACGAATACATCGCGATGCTGTTCGTCGAGGCCGACAGCGCGACGCTGGCCGTAGTTGACATCGGCGACGGCTCGATCGTCGACCTGCACCGCAGGTCGGTGGGCGCCGAATCCACGGCGGCCGATCTGACTTCGCTAGTGGGCGGGCTGGCGACCGCGCAGTCGGTGGCCGAGGGCGTGTTCGTCGTCGGCTGTGGGGTCGACATCGTCGCGCTCAAGCCCGTGCTGGAGGCAGCGACGTCGCTGGTGGTGAGCGTTCCCGAGGAGCCGGACATGGCGCTGGCCCGGGGAGCGGCGCTGGCGTCGGCCAATGCGCCGCTGTTCGCCTCGTCCACCTCGGCGCTGGCCTACGCGCTGGATCCGGGCACCGGCGAGGTGGATCCTCGTGCGCTCGCCCCCAGCTACCTCGACGTCTGCGCCAACGCGGACCGCGGCGCCGGCGCGCTGGCCTACAGTGCCCTCGCCGATGACGGCGAAGACGCCGTCGAGGGCCGGCGCCGGCCGCTGGTGCTGGCCGGTAGCGCGATGCTGGGGATTGCCGCCTTTGCCGCTGGGCTGATGGTGGTGACGCTCACCTCGGACGTCCGTCCCGCTGCGGCCACCCAGCCAAGCCCGCGAGAAGGGGTTCTGACCCCAGCGTCGCCGGCGGCTCCGCCGAAGACGGCGGCTCCGGTGCCGGCCAAGGCGCCCGCGCAGGTGCCCGCCCCTGGTCCGGCGCCGGCAGCGTCCCCGGTTCCGGTGGCCGCCCCGCCGTCGGTGGTACAGCCACCCCCGGTGGTGCGGGCGCCGCGCCCAACGGTGGTCAAGCCGCCGCCGCAATACATTGCGCCGACGACGCAGCCCCGGCGGACTCCGGCCCCGCAGGCTCCGGCGCTGACCCCGGTGCAGGCCCCGGCCCCGGAAGTGCCGCCGCCGGTCGCGGTGCCCGAACCCGCCCCGGCCCCACCGGTGCCTACCCAAGCCCCGATGACGATGTACCTGCACCTGCCGTTCGTGTCGATTCCCATTCCGATCAACCCGCCCCCACCCCCAGCACCGCCGCCGGAGCCGGCGCCGGTCGAGCCGCCACCGCCCGAACCGGGGCCGTAG
- a CDS encoding muconolactone Delta-isomerase family protein — MEFLVSMTIEVPRGTPAAEIDRARVSENAGWRELGAQGRLLRLWRPPCGPGQWCTLGLFAARDEPSLRKLLVTVPLQDWRSDEVAVLGAHPNDPLGAGVTPRPGKGPEFLITTTLTVPSGTSARVVDDATEREARRCHELAEAGHLVRFWALPAGPDGPRMLGLWRARDPGELMAVVESLPLSGWMTIETTPLRPHPSDPIRLSWARRAGGGREPNRQC; from the coding sequence ATGGAATTTCTGGTCAGCATGACCATCGAGGTTCCCCGGGGCACACCGGCGGCTGAGATCGATCGGGCCCGGGTGAGCGAGAATGCCGGCTGGCGTGAGCTGGGTGCCCAGGGCCGCCTGCTGCGGTTGTGGCGTCCGCCGTGCGGACCGGGCCAATGGTGCACCCTGGGTCTGTTCGCCGCGCGCGACGAGCCGTCACTGCGGAAGCTGCTGGTGACGGTGCCGCTGCAGGATTGGCGCAGCGACGAGGTCGCCGTGCTCGGCGCCCACCCCAACGACCCGCTCGGTGCTGGGGTAACCCCTCGGCCCGGTAAGGGGCCGGAGTTCTTGATCACGACCACGCTCACCGTCCCGTCCGGCACGTCGGCGCGGGTTGTCGACGACGCCACCGAGCGCGAGGCCCGCCGTTGTCACGAGCTGGCCGAGGCCGGTCATCTGGTGCGGTTCTGGGCGCTGCCGGCCGGCCCGGACGGCCCGCGGATGCTGGGGTTATGGCGTGCGCGCGACCCGGGCGAGCTGATGGCCGTGGTGGAGTCGCTCCCGCTTTCGGGGTGGATGACCATCGAAACCACCCCGCTGCGACCACACCCCAGCGACCCGATCCGGCTGTCTTGGGCGCGCCGCGCGGGGGGCGGGCGCGAACCGAACCGCCAGTGCTGA
- a CDS encoding NADP-dependent oxidoreductase, whose translation MSDLLNSQIVLRRRPSGLVQPGDTMLVTMPAPEPADGEALLRTTYVGIDAAARTWLDDQPGYLPPVRLGEVIRAAGIGEVVESRCDAYAVGDVVTTLTGFQEYVIIRDDVFSTPIPGEDDQLAIMSVYGPTGATAYFGMTDIGRPQPGETVVVSAAAGATGSIAGQIAKIAGARVVGIAGGREKCRAVVENFGFDACIDYKNDDLDAALKAHCPRRVDVYFDNVGGPILDAVLGRLAPKARVVLCGVISSYLTGEHPGPANYVNLLSKTALMQGFNALDQWGRFDEAFANLRKWEAEGRLKHRQTVYEGIDSCVDALNGLFTGANIGKTLVKLGEPSSG comes from the coding sequence GTGTCGGACTTGCTGAACAGTCAGATCGTGTTGCGTCGTCGCCCCAGCGGCCTGGTCCAACCCGGAGACACGATGCTGGTCACCATGCCGGCACCCGAACCGGCCGACGGTGAGGCGCTCCTGCGTACCACCTACGTCGGTATCGATGCCGCCGCACGGACCTGGCTCGATGACCAGCCCGGCTACCTGCCGCCGGTGCGTTTGGGCGAGGTGATCCGGGCCGCCGGGATCGGCGAAGTGGTCGAATCACGTTGCGACGCTTACGCCGTCGGTGATGTGGTGACCACGCTGACGGGGTTTCAGGAGTACGTGATCATCCGCGACGACGTGTTCAGCACGCCGATCCCGGGCGAGGATGACCAGTTGGCGATCATGTCGGTGTACGGCCCCACCGGCGCCACCGCCTACTTCGGCATGACCGACATCGGCCGGCCGCAGCCGGGGGAGACCGTGGTGGTCTCCGCCGCGGCCGGCGCCACCGGGTCGATCGCCGGGCAGATCGCCAAGATCGCCGGCGCCCGAGTGGTGGGCATTGCCGGTGGGCGGGAGAAATGCCGGGCGGTGGTCGAGAACTTCGGTTTCGACGCGTGCATCGACTACAAGAACGACGACTTGGACGCGGCGCTCAAAGCGCACTGCCCCCGGCGCGTCGATGTCTATTTCGACAACGTCGGCGGCCCGATCCTCGACGCGGTGCTGGGCCGGCTCGCTCCCAAGGCCCGAGTTGTGCTGTGCGGGGTTATCTCTAGCTATCTGACCGGTGAACATCCGGGGCCGGCCAACTACGTCAACCTGCTGTCCAAGACCGCGCTGATGCAGGGGTTCAACGCGCTCGATCAATGGGGCCGTTTCGACGAAGCCTTCGCCAACCTGCGCAAATGGGAGGCCGAGGGGCGTCTCAAGCACCGGCAGACCGTCTACGAAGGTATTGACTCCTGCGTAGATGCGCTTAACGGATTGTTCACCGGGGCAAATATCGGCAAGACGCTGGTCAAGCTCGGCGAACCCTCAAGTGGCTAG